A stretch of the Mesorhizobium huakuii genome encodes the following:
- a CDS encoding DUF3060 domain-containing protein — protein sequence MPSKTLTTANDTVTFNGSSSNTVFGTIGAGATLNSGDRLTGGTGIDTLSISGSGSFDLNSLATFTGFENVNLTGTGESLTLKNGQNLTVNAGSGNTVTLGTGNDTVTFTGGSNTVNATIGAGATLNSGDRLTGGSGADTLSISGSGSFNLNSLATFTGFENINLTGTSESLTLKNGQNLTVSGGIGNAVTLGTGNDTVAFTSGSNTVNATIGAGATLNSGDRLTGGSATDTLVISGAGSIDLNSLATFTGFENINLTGTGESLTLKNGQNLTVAAGSGNTVTLGTGNDTIAFTGGTNTVNATIGAGATLNGGDRLTGGSATDSLNISGSGSFDLNSLATFTGFENINLSGSGESLTLKNGQNLTVAAGSGNTVTLGTGNDTVAFAGGTNTVNATIGAGATLNSGDRLTGGSGADTLIISGSGSFNLNSLATFTGFENINLTGTGESLTLKNGQNLTVSGGSGNAVTLGTGNDTVTFTSGSNTVNATIGAGATLNSGDRLTGGIGTDTLSISGAGSVDLNSLTTFSGFENVNLTGTGESLILKNGQNLTVNAGIGNTVTLGTGNDTVAFVSATNTVNATIGASATLNSGDSLSGGINSDLLNISGSGSFDLNTLASFTGFETILLTGSGKSLTLKNGQNLTVAAGSGNTVTLGTGNDTVTFTGGSNTINAAIGAGATLNIGDALAGGSGADTLSISGSGSFNLNSLATFTGFENINLTGTSESLTLKNGQNLTVSGGSGNAVTLGTGNDTVTFTSGSNAVNATIGAGATLNSGDRLTGGSATDTLVISGAGSIDLNSLATFTGFENINLTGTGESLTLKDGQNLTVAAGNGNTVTLAAGDNGVTITLAGSSDTINVSGNSDTLNLSGAHDVVAVTGTSDTINFSGAGSSSGLKSDSDLTVTASSTNVNISGSGHSIILSGDNDTISMAGAVNSTMYLNGTGDNVTLANSTGVTLEGDNQTLSVSSTGSVTGATVTVAGAHDNVTVTGQFSDPWGVIVSGTNDSVTINGSSPIHLVSDNTGATLAATNSVITIGTGPLPGTGSNDTVALTGSSDTVNLSGNNDTLNLSGGDHVVTVTGAHDTINVAGTNASLTILGTADSVNLIAAGTTFHLTADNTFVQTYYPGGGDTVSIAGNGNTLSLHNNNDTLAVSGNGTSVDFGDSHGTTVSIVGDNSSVGFGFYSTYDTANINGNNSIVNVDCQASDTINITGSNSSVTLAYGNGHVVAFGAGSDNSVTLGAGSATVSFLSGTNTVFATASTLNSGDSLTGGSGIDTLTLGGAGSFDLSTLAHFSGFDDIDLATNGATSLTLSGAFSGTLHTTGFGNETLTFNAGTVAAHIGAGSFNHVYLGSGSTTIYDDQSGLGHIGLYYLSSGSATIYDQGTDNFFLSTGTYQIYSSNNANSAYVAVDPSQFHAGDIIQGSGNSSGSVQVYGGNGVYDLSGTTISGVPDLYLLNGAVVAAEGAISQFNEFIGSGEVQASGTSVDLSGKTVATDVHFTSTNATGTTFTVSSAATAFQINGGLGQDTIAANGFDFTAAQRDAILAQGSIEILVDGTGRYINLTPANDVIPVSSADTTVFGNALTLNSGDQLTGGSGIDTLVLSGSGSFDLNSLAAFSGFENVNLTGTGESLTLKNGQNLAVNAGSGNTVTLGTGDNGATVSVSGGSGAVNVGGANDTVSVSGDNETVNVSGSNDTVSMTGIGDVLHFTTYNTNLAVTATNATLYADGYQGASQTMSVTGDNNSTTISGWGDVVSVTGSNNSVLVGGNYETASVTGDHNHISTDTNYGSVTLTGNYGSISLDIYSHFNTATLVGDNGSLTVDGSSNTANVTGNSDVVNLQADGDVANVTGNNDTVNVSGGSDTLNLLGAHDVIAVTGSSDTLNFSGTGSSSGLKSDSDLTITASSTNVNISGSGHSIVMAGNNDTVSMAGASFSTLYLNGTGDNVALANWTGVTLEGDNQTLSVSSNGSVTGATVTVAGAHDNVTVTGQFSDPWGVIVSGTDDSVTINGSSPIHLVSDNTSATLAASSSVITIGTGPLPGTGSNDTVTLTGSSNTVNLSGNNDTLSLFGTNDSVTLGGTNDKLVFGSNSANLGVTSTNNTIQLTGGDDVVTIAGDNNAVAFTASNTSLTLTASNGLNAYQVNNSIDLLGSNDSVTLATHNERVNVIGDNNTVVVAQPGGDSGNIVQVNGANDTVTVNGDYSSVGVNGSSDFVTVTGSYGSVSVNGTDNLVVVSGYSGTGLAGNGNVLVQGSGPVSYARSQAGLSLTASNDGVTTSDNTTLTLLGNNDSVTLGGTNDTVNISGSNNTVVMTGNEGFVSFSGAGSNNNAVTLGTGVDTVSFAGGTNTVNATIGAGATLNGGDSLAGGSGAETLVLSAAGSFDLNTLAAFSGFENINLTGTGESLTLRNGQNLTVNAGSGNTVTLAAGDDAVTVSVSGSGDAINIHGSNDTVSIIGNNNTVETSTYPGGAEVGNITGNSNSLTLHNNFDNWTIAGNGTAVDFGDGHVATVSVVGDNSSIGFGFYSTYDTVNITGNNTTVNVECQASDTVNITGSNSSVTLGYGHDHVVSFGAGSDNSVTFGGGSGTVSFTSGTNTVFATPSSFDSSDSLTGGSGTDTLSISGSGTVDLNSLAHFSGFEEIDLASNGATSLTLSGAFSGTLHTTGFGNETLTFNAGTVAAHIGAGSFNHVYLGSGSTTIYDDQSGLGHIGLYYLSSGSATIYDQGTDNFFLSTGTYQIYSSNNANSAYVAVDPSQFHAGDIIQGSGNSSGSVQVYGGNGVYDLSGTTISGVPDLYLLNGAVVAAEGAISQFNEFIGSGEVQASGTSVDLSGKTVATDVHFTSTNATGTTFTVSSAATAFQINGGLGQDTIAANGFDFTAAQRDAILAQGSIEILVDGTGRYINLTPANDVIPVSSADTTVFGNALTLNSGDQLTGGSGIDTLVLSGSGSFDLNSLAAFSGFENVNLTGTGESLTLRNGQHLAVNAGSGNSVTLATGNDGVAVSVSGSGNAVTVGGTSDTVTVAGDHETVTVSGANDSLTLTGTGNVVTFLSSGTTFHLNADNALFRTLHLGSGNVVSITGDGNNLSIGNNSDTITVTGDNTNLDFGSSHLATVSIVGDNSSVLFGYYASLNSVNISGNNAVVQIDCQSDDAVNITGSNSSVNISYGNNHVVSFGAGSNNNSVTLGPGNATVSFASGSNTLFATPQTLNAGDRLTGGGGIDTLSISGSGSFDLNSLAAFSGFENFNLTGTGESLASRNGQNLAVNAGSGNIVTLGAGDNGVTITLAGSSDTINVSGNSDTLNLSGAHDVVAVTGSSDTINFSGAGSSSGLKSDSDLTVTASSTNVNISGSGHSIILSGDNDTISMAGAINSTMYLNGSGDNVALANWTGVTLEGDNQTLSVSSTGSVTGATVTVAGAHDNVTVTGQFSDPWGVIVSGTNDSVTVNGSSPIHLVSDNTGATLAASNSVITIGAGPLPGTGSNDTVTVAGTHDHVNVTGNNDAVTVGTYYDNADANEVHVSGSNDSLVFEGGFNNTISMEGATDQLLVSGFYNTVNIFGTDGTSRLYGYGHTVSVSSSNTTQTLYAYNDQIGVSGNGLTLNFITDPNPGNPSGSNHLTVTGSGDTISLVGPQNTVDVSGNSDNILLSGADNTVNLLGANTAIRVGSPDTGLNHVSGFTSGDIFQFDHAKYGGGLASGGADIGILDASHFVANDTGSTNTNQVFWFNTANDVLYYDADGSGSGQALAIVAMDSGHVLEYSDLAVA from the coding sequence ATGCCATCAAAAACTCTTACGACCGCCAACGATACTGTTACCTTCAACGGATCGAGCTCGAACACGGTTTTTGGGACGATCGGCGCGGGCGCGACGCTGAATAGCGGCGATCGCCTCACCGGCGGCACCGGCATTGACACGCTTAGCATCTCTGGGTCGGGATCGTTCGATCTCAACAGCTTGGCAACCTTCACCGGCTTTGAAAACGTCAATCTCACCGGCACCGGGGAGAGCCTGACCCTGAAGAATGGTCAGAACCTCACAGTGAATGCAGGCAGCGGCAATACGGTTACCCTCGGGACCGGCAATGACACGGTGACTTTCACGGGCGGCTCGAACACGGTGAACGCGACGATCGGCGCGGGTGCCACACTCAACAGCGGTGATCGCCTCACCGGCGGCAGCGGCGCCGACACGCTTAGCATCTCCGGATCGGGATCATTTAACCTCAACAGCCTGGCGACATTCACCGGCTTCGAAAACATCAATCTCACCGGCACCAGCGAGAGCCTGACCCTGAAGAATGGTCAGAACCTCACCGTGAGTGGCGGCATTGGTAACGCCGTGACGCTCGGGACCGGTAACGACACCGTCGCTTTCACCAGCGGCTCGAACACGGTGAACGCGACGATCGGCGCGGGTGCCACACTCAACAGCGGTGATCGCCTCACCGGCGGCAGCGCTACCGACACGCTGGTGATTTCCGGCGCAGGTTCTATCGATCTCAACAGCCTGGCAACCTTTACCGGCTTCGAAAACATCAATCTCACTGGCACCGGCGAGAGCCTCACCCTGAAGAACGGTCAGAACCTGACGGTCGCCGCCGGCAGCGGCAATACGGTGACCCTGGGGACCGGCAATGACACGATCGCCTTCACCGGCGGCACGAACACGGTCAACGCGACGATCGGCGCTGGCGCGACGCTGAACGGTGGGGATCGCCTCACCGGCGGCAGTGCCACCGATAGCCTCAATATTTCCGGGTCTGGCTCGTTCGACCTCAATAGCCTGGCTACCTTCACCGGCTTCGAAAACATCAATCTCTCCGGCAGCGGCGAGAGCCTGACGCTGAAGAACGGTCAGAACCTGACGGTCGCCGCCGGCAGCGGCAATACGGTTACCCTGGGGACCGGCAATGACACGGTCGCCTTCGCCGGCGGCACGAACACGGTCAACGCGACGATCGGCGCGGGTGCCACACTCAACAGCGGTGATCGCCTCACCGGCGGCAGCGGCGCCGACACGCTTATCATCTCCGGATCGGGATCATTTAACCTCAACAGCCTGGCGACATTCACCGGCTTCGAAAACATCAATCTCACCGGCACCGGCGAGAGCCTGACCCTGAAGAATGGTCAGAACCTCACCGTGAGTGGCGGCAGTGGTAACGCCGTGACGCTCGGGACCGGTAACGATACCGTCACTTTCACCAGCGGCTCGAACACGGTCAACGCGACGATCGGCGCGGGTGCCACACTCAACAGCGGTGATCGCCTCACCGGCGGCATCGGCACCGACACGCTCAGCATCTCCGGTGCAGGTTCGGTCGACCTCAACAGTCTGACGACCTTTTCCGGCTTCGAAAATGTCAATCTCACCGGCACAGGCGAAAGTCTTATACTGAAGAATGGGCAAAACCTGACGGTCAACGCGGGTATCGGAAATACCGTGACGCTTGGGACTGGGAACGACACGGTCGCTTTCGTTTCTGCCACCAACACGGTGAACGCGACGATCGGCGCAAGCGCGACGTTGAACAGTGGAGATAGCCTCTCGGGTGGCATCAACTCCGACTTGCTCAACATCTCGGGGTCGGGGTCATTTGACCTGAACACCCTGGCTAGCTTCACCGGCTTCGAGACCATACTTCTGACCGGCAGCGGCAAAAGCCTGACCCTGAAGAACGGTCAGAACCTGACGGTCGCCGCCGGCAGCGGCAATACGGTTACCCTCGGGACCGGCAATGACACGGTGACTTTCACGGGCGGCTCGAACACGATAAACGCGGCAATCGGGGCGGGCGCGACCCTGAATATTGGTGATGCCCTCGCCGGCGGCAGCGGCGCCGACACGCTCAGCATCTCCGGATCGGGATCATTTAACCTCAACAGCCTGGCGACATTCACCGGCTTCGAGAACATCAATCTCACCGGCACCAGCGAGAGCCTGACCCTGAAGAATGGTCAGAACCTCACCGTGAGTGGCGGCAGTGGTAACGCCGTGACGCTCGGGACCGGTAACGATACCGTCACTTTCACCAGCGGCTCGAACGCGGTGAACGCGACGATCGGCGCGGGTGCCACGCTCAACAGCGGTGATCGCCTCACCGGCGGCAGCGCTACCGACACGCTGGTGATTTCCGGCGCAGGTTCTATCGATCTCAACAGCCTGGCAACCTTTACCGGCTTCGAAAACATCAATCTCACTGGCACCGGCGAGAGCCTCACCCTGAAGGACGGTCAGAACCTGACGGTCGCCGCCGGCAACGGCAATACGGTGACGCTGGCAGCAGGCGACAACGGAGTGACTATCACGCTTGCGGGTAGCAGCGATACGATCAACGTCTCCGGCAACAGCGACACGTTGAACCTGTCGGGCGCACACGACGTCGTCGCGGTCACTGGCACCAGCGATACGATCAACTTCTCCGGCGCCGGCTCCTCAAGCGGCCTCAAGAGCGACAGCGATCTGACGGTCACGGCCAGCAGCACGAATGTGAACATCAGCGGCAGCGGTCACTCGATCATATTGTCCGGCGACAACGACACCATCAGCATGGCTGGCGCCGTCAACAGCACGATGTATCTGAATGGCACCGGCGACAACGTCACGCTGGCGAACTCGACCGGTGTCACCTTGGAGGGCGACAATCAAACCCTTTCTGTCTCCTCCACTGGCAGTGTCACCGGCGCAACCGTCACCGTGGCCGGTGCCCACGACAACGTGACCGTCACCGGGCAGTTCTCCGATCCGTGGGGCGTGATCGTCTCTGGAACGAACGATTCCGTTACCATCAACGGCAGCTCACCGATCCACCTTGTCTCCGACAACACCGGCGCAACGCTGGCCGCCACCAACAGCGTCATCACCATTGGAACAGGTCCTCTCCCCGGCACCGGTTCCAACGACACCGTTGCTTTGACGGGCAGCAGCGACACGGTAAACCTCTCGGGGAATAACGACACATTGAACCTGTCGGGCGGCGATCATGTGGTGACCGTCACTGGGGCCCACGACACGATCAACGTCGCGGGCACCAATGCAAGCCTGACGATTTTGGGCACGGCCGACAGCGTAAACCTGATTGCCGCCGGCACAACTTTCCATCTCACTGCTGATAACACCTTTGTGCAGACCTATTATCCAGGCGGCGGCGATACGGTGAGCATTGCGGGGAACGGTAACACTCTCTCCCTGCACAATAACAACGATACTTTGGCGGTCTCCGGAAACGGAACGTCCGTTGATTTTGGCGATAGCCATGGCACCACCGTATCGATAGTGGGCGACAACAGCTCGGTCGGATTTGGCTTCTATTCGACGTATGACACTGCCAACATTAACGGCAACAACTCGATCGTGAATGTGGACTGCCAGGCCAGCGACACGATCAATATCACCGGATCCAATAGTTCGGTGACGCTCGCATACGGCAACGGCCACGTGGTGGCGTTCGGTGCGGGCTCGGATAACAGCGTCACACTCGGAGCGGGCAGCGCGACGGTCAGTTTCTTGAGCGGCACCAACACGGTGTTCGCGACGGCGTCGACTTTGAACAGCGGCGACAGTCTGACCGGAGGCAGCGGCATTGACACGCTGACTCTGGGAGGTGCCGGTAGCTTTGACCTGAGCACTTTGGCCCACTTCAGCGGCTTCGACGATATTGACCTGGCGACCAATGGAGCAACCTCGCTTACCCTTTCCGGTGCGTTCAGCGGGACGCTCCACACCACCGGCTTCGGCAATGAGACGCTGACGTTCAATGCGGGCACTGTTGCGGCTCACATCGGGGCCGGATCCTTCAACCATGTTTATCTGGGCTCGGGCTCGACCACAATTTACGACGACCAAAGTGGGCTTGGTCATATCGGCCTTTACTATCTTTCGAGCGGGTCGGCCACGATCTACGACCAAGGCACTGACAACTTCTTCCTTTCGACCGGCACGTATCAAATCTATAGTTCCAATAATGCCAACAGCGCCTATGTCGCCGTTGATCCTTCACAATTCCACGCGGGAGATATCATCCAGGGCAGCGGGAATTCGAGTGGCAGCGTCCAGGTTTATGGCGGAAATGGTGTCTACGATCTTTCGGGGACCACGATCAGTGGCGTTCCAGATCTATATCTTCTGAATGGCGCGGTTGTTGCCGCGGAAGGCGCCATATCTCAATTCAATGAATTCATTGGATCAGGTGAGGTGCAAGCCTCGGGGACCAGCGTGGATCTTTCCGGCAAGACCGTCGCCACTGACGTCCACTTCACCAGCACCAATGCCACCGGCACCACCTTTACGGTGTCGAGCGCTGCAACCGCCTTCCAGATTAACGGCGGTCTTGGTCAAGACACGATCGCAGCCAATGGCTTCGACTTCACGGCCGCCCAGCGTGACGCAATCCTCGCCCAAGGGTCGATAGAGATCCTCGTCGACGGCACCGGCCGATACATAAATCTGACGCCGGCAAACGATGTCATACCTGTATCCTCAGCCGATACGACGGTTTTTGGCAACGCGCTGACGCTCAATTCAGGTGATCAACTCACCGGCGGCAGCGGCATTGACACGCTGGTGCTTTCCGGGTCGGGATCATTCGACCTCAACAGTCTCGCGGCCTTTAGTGGCTTCGAAAACGTCAATCTCACCGGCACGGGTGAAAGCCTGACCCTGAAGAACGGGCAGAACCTAGCTGTCAACGCCGGCAGCGGCAACACGGTGACGCTGGGAACCGGCGACAATGGAGCTACGGTCTCGGTGTCTGGCGGCAGCGGCGCGGTCAACGTTGGCGGCGCCAACGATACGGTGTCGGTCTCAGGTGACAATGAGACGGTGAACGTCTCTGGCAGCAACGATACGGTGTCGATGACGGGCATCGGTGATGTGTTGCACTTCACGACTTACAACACCAACCTGGCAGTGACGGCGACCAACGCCACCCTCTATGCCGACGGCTACCAGGGAGCCAGCCAGACGATGAGCGTCACTGGCGACAACAACTCAACCACAATCTCCGGTTGGGGCGACGTTGTCAGCGTAACGGGCAGCAATAATTCGGTGTTGGTCGGCGGCAACTACGAGACCGCGAGCGTCACCGGAGACCACAACCACATTTCCACGGACACCAACTATGGGTCCGTGACACTCACCGGCAACTATGGAAGCATCTCCCTTGACATCTACTCTCACTTCAACACCGCCACCTTGGTCGGCGACAATGGCAGCCTTACCGTAGACGGCTCATCCAACACTGCAAACGTCACCGGCAACAGCGACGTGGTGAACCTGCAGGCCGACGGTGACGTTGCGAACGTAACCGGCAACAACGACACCGTGAACGTCTCTGGCGGCAGCGACACATTGAACCTGTTGGGCGCGCACGACGTTATCGCGGTCACCGGCAGCAGCGATACGCTCAACTTCTCGGGCACCGGCTCGTCGAGCGGCCTCAAGAGTGACAGCGACCTCACAATCACTGCCAGCAGCACGAATGTGAACATCAGCGGCAGCGGTCACTCGATCGTCATGGCGGGCAACAACGACACCGTCAGCATGGCGGGCGCCTCCTTCAGCACATTGTATCTGAATGGCACCGGCGACAACGTCGCGCTGGCGAACTGGACGGGTGTCACCCTGGAGGGCGACAATCAAACCCTGTCGGTCTCCTCCAATGGCAGTGTCACCGGCGCGACCGTCACAGTGGCCGGTGCCCACGACAACGTGACCGTCACCGGACAATTCTCCGACCCGTGGGGCGTGATCGTCTCAGGGACCGACGATTCGGTTACCATCAACGGCAGCTCACCGATCCACCTCGTCTCCGACAACACCAGCGCAACGCTGGCCGCCAGCAGCAGCGTCATCACCATTGGAACAGGCCCCCTCCCCGGGACGGGCTCCAACGACACCGTCACTTTGACGGGTAGCAGCAACACGGTGAACCTCTCGGGCAACAACGACACGCTGAGCCTGTTCGGGACGAACGACAGCGTCACGCTGGGCGGGACCAACGACAAGCTGGTCTTCGGATCGAACAGCGCGAACCTGGGCGTGACGTCCACCAACAACACCATTCAGCTGACTGGCGGTGACGACGTGGTGACGATTGCGGGTGACAACAATGCCGTCGCCTTCACCGCCAGCAATACAAGCCTGACGCTGACCGCCAGCAATGGCCTGAATGCCTATCAGGTCAACAATTCGATCGATCTCCTGGGCAGCAACGACAGTGTGACCCTGGCCACCCACAACGAGAGGGTGAACGTCATAGGTGACAACAACACCGTCGTGGTTGCCCAACCCGGAGGCGACAGTGGAAACATCGTGCAGGTCAATGGGGCCAACGATACCGTCACCGTCAACGGCGATTACAGCTCGGTTGGCGTCAATGGCAGCAGTGACTTCGTGACCGTGACCGGCAGCTATGGAAGTGTGTCTGTAAACGGAACGGACAACCTTGTAGTGGTGAGCGGCTACTCAGGCACCGGCCTTGCCGGAAACGGCAACGTTCTCGTGCAAGGTAGTGGGCCAGTCAGCTACGCGAGAAGCCAAGCTGGACTAAGCCTCACCGCAAGCAACGATGGCGTCACGACAAGCGACAACACCACCCTGACCCTGTTGGGGAACAACGACAGCGTCACGCTGGGCGGGACCAACGATACCGTAAACATCTCAGGATCGAATAATACGGTTGTAATGACCGGTAACGAGGGTTTTGTATCATTTTCTGGTGCAGGATCTAACAACAATGCCGTGACGCTTGGCACGGGCGTGGACACCGTGAGCTTCGCCGGCGGCACGAACACCGTCAACGCGACGATCGGCGCTGGCGCGACGCTGAACGGCGGGGACAGTCTGGCGGGCGGCAGCGGTGCCGAGACGCTGGTGCTCTCCGCGGCGGGATCGTTCGACCTCAACACCCTTGCGGCCTTCAGCGGCTTCGAAAACATCAATCTCACAGGCACCGGCGAAAGCCTGACCCTGAGGAATGGTCAGAACCTCACGGTCAACGCTGGCAGCGGCAACACGGTGACGCTGGCAGCAGGCGACGACGCCGTTACCGTCTCTGTGTCCGGCAGCGGGGATGCGATCAACATCCACGGCTCCAATGATACGGTATCGATCATAGGCAACAACAACACCGTGGAGACATCGACCTATCCTGGTGGCGCCGAGGTAGGGAATATCACAGGAAATAGCAACAGCCTTACGCTACACAATAATTTTGACAATTGGACAATTGCTGGAAATGGAACGGCCGTTGATTTTGGCGATGGCCATGTTGCAACTGTATCCGTAGTTGGTGACAACAGTTCTATCGGATTTGGTTTTTATTCGACATATGACACCGTGAACATCACCGGCAACAACACGACCGTTAACGTGGAGTGCCAGGCCAGCGACACAGTCAACATCACGGGATCCAATAGTTCGGTCACCCTCGGATATGGCCATGATCACGTGGTGTCGTTCGGAGCTGGTTCGGACAACAGCGTAACGTTTGGAGGTGGTAGCGGGACGGTCAGCTTCACGAGTGGAACCAACACGGTATTCGCTACGCCCTCCTCCTTCGACAGCAGCGACAGCCTCACCGGCGGCAGCGGCACCGACACGCTCAGCATCTCCGGGTCTGGCACCGTAGACCTCAACAGCCTGGCGCACTTCAGCGGCTTCGAAGAGATTGACCTGGCGAGCAATGGAGCAACCTCGCTTACCCTTTCCGGTGCGTTCAGCGGGACGCTCCACACCACCGGCTTCGGCAATGAGACGCTGACGTTCAATGCGGGCACTGTTGCGGCTCACATCGGGGCCGGATCCTTCAACCATGTTTATCTGGGCTCGGGCTCGACCACAATTTACGACGACCAAAGTGGGCTTGGTCATATCGGCCTTTACTATCTTTCGAGCGGGTCGGCCACGATCTACGACCAAGGCACTGACAACTTCTTCCTTTCGACCGGCACGTATCAAATCTATAGTTCCAATAATGCCAACAGCGCCTATGTCGCCGTTGATCCTTCACAATTCCACGCGGGAGATATCATCCAGGGCAGCGGGAATTCGAGTGGCAGCGTCCAGGTTTATGGCGGAAATGGTGTCTACGATCTTTCGGGGACCACGATCAGTGGCGTTCCAGATCTATATCTTCTGAATGGCGCGGTTGTTGCCGCGGAAGGCGCCATATCTCAATTCAATGAATTCATTGGATCAGGTGAGGTGCAAGCCTCGGGGACCAGCGTGGATCTTTCCGGCAAGACCGTCGCCACTGACGTCCACTTCACCAGCACCAATGCCACCGGCACCACCTTTACGGTGTCGAGCGCTGCAACCGCCTTCCAGATTAACGGCGGTCTTGGTCAAGACACGATCGCAGCCAATGGCTTCGACTTCACGGCCGCCCAGCGTGACGCAATCCTCGCCCAAGGGTCGATAGAGATCCTCGTCGACGGCACCGGCCGATACATAAATCTGACGCCGGCAAACGATGTCATACCTGTATCCTCAGCCGATACGACGGTTTTTGGCAACGCGCTGACGCTCAATTCAGGTGATCAACTCACCGGCGGCAGCGGCATCGACACGCTGGTGCTTTCCGGGTCGGGATCATTCGACCTCAACAGTCTCGCGGCCTTTAGTGGCTTCGAAAACGTCAATCTCACCGGCACAGGCGAAAGCCTGACCCTAAGGAATGGTCAGCATCTCGCCGTCAACGCAGGAAGCGGCAACTCGGTGACGCTGGCGACCGGCAATGATGGTGTTGCGGTCTCGGTGTCCGGTAGCGGCAACGCGGTCACCGTTGGCGGCACCAGCGATACAGTAACAGTGGCAGGCGATCATGAGACCGTGACCGTCTCAGGAGCGAATGACAGCCTCACTCTTACGGGCACAGGAAACGTTGTCACCTTCTTGTCCTCGGGGACAACCTTCCATCTTAACGCTGACAACGCCTTGTTTCGGACATTACATCTGGGAAGCGGCAATGTAGTTAGCATTACGGGAGATGGAAACAACCTCAGCATTGGAAACAACTCCGACACGATAACCGTTACCGGCGACAATACTAATCTTGATTTTGGCTCCAGCCATCTCGCGACTGTTTCCATAGTAGGAGACAATTCATCTGTTTTATTTGGCTATTATGCCTCTTTAAACTCTGTCAATATTTCCGGAAACAATGCGGTCGTTCAAATTGATTGTCAAAGCGACGACGCGGTCAACATCACTGGATCTAACAGTTCGGTGAACATCTCGTATGGCAATAATCACGTAGTATCATTCGGAGCAGGATCAAACAATAATAGCGTCACACTTGGGCCTGGCAATGCGACCGTCAGCTTCGCGAGTGGAAGCAATACGTTGTTCGCTACACCGCAGACACTAAACGCCGGGGATCGCCTCACCGGCGGCGGCGGTATCGACACTCTCAGCATCTCCGGGTCGGGATCGTTCGACCTCAACAGCCTTGCGGCTTTCAGCGGATTCGAAAACTTCAATCTCACCGGCACAGGCGAAAGCCTTGCCTCGAGGAATGGGCAGAACCTGGCCGTCAATGCAGGCAGCGGCAATATCGTGACGCTAGGAGCAGGCGACAATGGAGTGACTATCACGCTTGCGGGTAGCAGCGATACGATCAACGTCTCGGGCAACAGCGACACGCTGAACCTTTCGGGCGCGCACGATGTCGTCGCGGTCACCGGCAGCAGCGATACGATCAACTTCTCCGGCGCCGGCTCCTCAAGCGGCCTCAAGAGCGACAGCGATCTGACGGTCACCGCCAGCAGCACGAATGTGAACATCAGCGGCAGCGGTCACTCGATCATATTGTCCGGCGACAACGACACCATCAGCATGGCCGGCGCCATCAACAGCACGATGTATCTGAATGGCAGCGGCGACAACGTCGCGCTGGCGAACTGGACGGGTGTCACCCTGGAGGGCGACAATCAAACCTTGTCGGTTTCCTCCACCGGCAGTGTGACAGGCGCAACCGTCACCGTCGCCGGCGCCCACGACAACGTGACCGTCACCGGACAGTTCTCCGATCCGTGGGGCGTGATCGTCTCTGGAACCAACGATTCCGTTACCGTCAACGGCAGCTCACCGATCCACCTTGTGTCCGACAACACCGGCGCAACGCTGGCCGCCAGTAACAGCGTCATCACCATCGGGGCAGGTCCTCTCCCCGGCACCGGTTCCAACGATACTGTCACCGTCGCCGGCACCCACGACCATGTCAACGTGACAGGCAACAATGACGCCGTCACGGTAGGCACCTACTATGACAATGCCGACGCCAACGAGGTTCACGTCAGCGGCAGCAACGACAGCCTGGTATTTGAGGGCGGATTCAACAACACCATCAGCATGGAAGGCGCCACTGACCAGCTGCTGGTGAGCGGCTTCTACAACACCGTCAACATCTTCGGCACCGATGGCACCTCAAGGCTCTATGGCTACGGACACACGGTCTCGGTCTCTTCAAGCAACACGACGCAGACCCTCTATGCCTACAACGACCAGATCGGCGTCAGCGGAAACGGTCTCACGCTGAACTTCATTACAGACCCCAACCCGGGCAACCCGTCCGGTAGCAACCATCTCACGGTCACCGGCTCCGGCGATACCATCTCGCTCGTCGGGCCGCAGAACACCGTGGACGTGTCGGGCAACAGTGATAACATCCTTCTTTCTGGGGCTGACAACACCGTCAATCTGCTTGGCGCCAATACAGCCATTCGGGTGGGATCACCAGATACCGGATTGAATCACGTATCCGGCTTTACGTCGGGCGACATTTTCCAATTCGATCACGCTAAATACGGCGGAGGTCTTGCGAGCGGGGGCGCTGACATTGGAATATTAGACGCATCTCATTTCGTTGCAAACGATACGGGATCGACTAATACAAACCAAGTTTTCTGGTTTAACACTGCCAATGACGTTCTTTACTATGACGCGGACGGCAGTGGGTCTGGTCAAGCTTTGGCGATCGTCGCGATGGATAGCGGGCATGTGCTTGAGTATTCCGACCTAGCCGTCGCGTGA